The genomic stretch TAATTTTGAGTCATACCCATGGGGTATCAAATCCTTCAAGCAGGTTATTGAATCTGTCCGACATCGTCTTAATCCCCATGTACATTCTTATCTGATACGGGGATGCTCATTAGCCTTGCAAGTGTGGCTATATGAGTGTTGCTCGTCCGTCAGCACCGAGCTTGCTACGAGATGTTCTGAATCTATACCTCGCATTTTAAGATGGTCAGCTACAAAGGGGCAGATTTGGTTAACTGCAATTGAAGAGAAGATGATCAAGCCTGAGTGGATCAAGGTATTTTTTTCCACTTTTGTATGATGCTACAATTACATTCATAATAACTACATTGAATCTACATTTTTTTTGTCACTTGAATTAACTGTTATTTTCATCATTCAGTTCACAAACATGATTGAATCTGGAGAAGAGCTTGGAGTGCTTAATCTGCCAGACAAGATTCAATATGAAGATGAACATGGTGCTCAACCATCACATGTTCCAACTGCTGCTTCTCCATCATTTGAACCCAAATATACAGATTGTCAAGAGGACATTGAATCTGTCAGTAGCAAGCTCATGAAGTTGGAAAAGGGGATTGTGCAGGTATTATGAATAACTACAATATATTGACATAATTTGCTACATTTTGACTTCATTACATAACAATTATAGTATGTTAtacattgtagttaatttgtgGTATAAATCTATAACAATTATAGTTTGTTGAATTGTAGTGTAACTGTAGCAGTTAGAATAAGATtaccaactaattatatatttaatttttaggTTGATGGAAAGTTAGATGCCTATAGGAAGGCTGTTTTTGAGGAACTCTCAAGCCTTCGAGAGTTCATAGATCAAtctttgaagggtgttatgaatGTGATAAACAAGAGGTTTGATTTGGACGAGTCAAAGGTAAGAATTTACATATAATTTTGTACTAAGACTAATTAAGACATATGAATAAAGTAGTCTCAAATATTCCCCAAAATTGTAGTTTGCTGGTAGTTCAACAAAAAATAATTACCAACATCAAGGAGAGAACAACCAGCAATTCCAGTTCAATGCTGGTGATCAACTGCATGGAAGCACAAGCAATACAGGTATCTACAAAATTCCTACATACATATCTACAAATTTCAAGACAGCATTATTTAattatactaatcatttttttactATGTGTTGCAGCTACAATTTATCCAGAACATTTTCAACCATATGTTGACTTATATCCTGACTTCCAAGAAGCAGCTGAGGCATATAAAGCAGGTACAGAACCATTCCTTCATTACAATAAGGTTTTTatgcaaaattttaataatttacaccTTAACTACATATTCCTACATATATCTACAATTCTCATTCCCAATTATTCATTCAAGCTGAAGTTTCAGCAGAACATCTACAAGGAAGTATTGAGGAAGAACCAGTAATTGATGAAGTAGCTGAGGCACAACAAGCAGGTAATATATTCTCTATATTCTCTATAACTCCATAATATTGTTCATATCTACATAGATCTACACTTATCTACAGAAGGTGAAGTTCCACAGTCGCCAATTCACGGTGTGACTGTGACTGAAGTTGTTCCTGAAGGCATTGAAAACAAAGGTTTGACATTGGATGACTTTGAGCTGCCAGAAAACTTATCACAGTTGGTCATGTATGGCGAGCCCATACCAGATGAATCAACCCCTGTTCATCCCGGTAGAACCAGGCAACCGGGAAAACATGCACGATCACCTTTCACATCTTTGTATAGTTCTGGAGGCAGCACATCTGTTGGACCTAAAAAAATTTACCTCAAACACCCCTTCACAAGTGTCATAGGTGAAAATGTAGATCCTGAATTGACAGAAAGGTTCACCAACTGGTTATACATTCGTAGTGATAAAGTATCTAGGAGGTATGAATGCTTCATTTTACACTGTCTGTTCACCATTTTTATACTTTAAAATTGTAATTCATTTTgtcaattttttgtatttgatatttttttgttatTACAGGAGGAAATATTACTTTTCCAAGAAggataaccaaatcaagccttggttggattttggttgtGAAAAGATTGATAAGAAGGACTGGTTTTATGACCTTGCTCACCCCGGACAAGTCATCAATAACACAGTAAGTATAAAGAACATAATCATTCACAATATCTGTTTTGTCTTCAGCTGTGTAGTGTAATTGTAGTTTATTTTTCAGCTATGATGTGtaattgtagtaatattgtagacaACATATATATGTTACTATATTTATGTCTCAGCTGTGAAATTTTGCTTTTTATGGACCTTATGTATCATATGTGATGATGATTGTATGTACAAACtggaattttggtacttttgactgACTTGGAATCTCTGTGTACCACAACTTGTAGTTAccttgtagtaatattgtagagcTTGTGATTGTGCCTATTAATATTAACTGTAGGTTGAACTTGCTGATTATTGGGACCTTAAGTTAGGTGGTATGTTTCATTTGTTCCTCTGTATAGTGAATAAATGTAGACAGTGCATAAATATAGTTAATGTGTAGTTGTTTTGTAGTCTGATGGGTCAATTGTACATATAGTACTTGTTCACTATGGTTCATACAAACTACAATTAAATTACATTTTGTGAGGTACTTGGACTAACTGTTATATTTCTGTAGTTATAGTGTAGCTAATTTGCAGCAATCTGTTAGAGTTTTTAATAAATTCAAATTGTAGTTAATCTGTAGCTGTCTTGTAGACAAGTGTGGTTACACCGTACCTTATTGtatatgtttattctattttggcAGCACATTGATGTTATTATGTATTATCTGCGAAAAAGAGGCAAATATGGCCCCAACAATAATACTAGGTTCACAACCACGGATTGCTTGTTCAAGACAAAGATTGAAAGAATCTATGACAAGTTCATAAGTTCTCCACCGGAACAAAGGTATTCGGTTGTTAAACCCGAGGATGATGTTGGAGAATATATTCTTGGGTACAGAATTCTTGCTAATGTTGCCTGGGATCTTGTTGACTATGTGCTCATACCTGTGAACCTTGTAGAGAACTTCCATTGGTTGTTGCTAGTTTTTGACATAAAGGACAGACAACTTTATGTTTATGATTCCATGGTGAGAGCAAACCGTCATAAAACAGTTGAGACATTGGTTGACAAGTTTTCAATCATTATCCCTCTGTATTTGTCATGCACTGGTTTCTATGGTAAACGTAAAGACATTAACTTCAAGAGCACAAAGGCATACATCGAGAAACCAGTTACGGACCCTCTCGACATACAATGGATGGTTGCTGAGATTCCACAACAAAAGGAAGGCTCAGTGTAAAAAAATAATCTCCCTTTCTAtatgtttaatttttttattttaatcatttgTTATATAATGAAAAATTCTCATCTTATGcagcgattgtggtgtatttgtggCTGCATTTGCGGAGTATGTTAGCCTTGGAGATTTGGCAATCCCAAAGGAAGATCTTTCTGATATTGACCAACACCGTAGA from Nicotiana sylvestris chromosome 12, ASM39365v2, whole genome shotgun sequence encodes the following:
- the LOC138883817 gene encoding uncharacterized protein, producing MYYLRKRGKYGPNNNTRFTTTDCLFKTKIERIYDKFISSPPEQRYSVVKPEDDVGEYILGYRILANVAWDLVDYVLIPVNLVENFHWLLLVFDIKDRQLYVYDSMVRANRHKTVETLVDKFSIIIPLYLSCTGFYGKRKDINFKSTKAYIEKPVTDPLDIQWMVAEIPQQKEGSVDCGVFVAAFAEYVSLGDLAIPKEDLSDIDQHRRRYGALLWDYATKKQEDGSISESEVTGRLARRKGAPAKNERTRVQRKKK